The sequence GCATTAATGCACGAACCTCGCGGACACAGGGATATGTTTGGTTCAATAATTACAAGCCCCGTTAACCCCGAAGCCGATTTCGGAATAATCTTTATGGACGGTGGTGGATATCTCAACATGTGCGGTCATGGTTCAATAGGTGCAGTAACGGTAGCAATTGAAACAGGAATAGTAAAATCAGCAGAACCTATAACTTATGTAAAATTAGATACTCCCGCAGGGCTTGTCCAGGCAAGGGCAGAAGTAAAAGACAATGTGGTAAAATCTGTAACTGTAAGAAATGTCCCTGCATTCCTCTACAAAGCAGATGCTGAAATCGATGTGCCGGATATTGGTAAGGTAAAAACGGACATTGCCTTTGGTGGAAGCTTTTTTGCAATAGTAGATGCAAAACAATTTAACGTAAGAATAGTTCCGGAAAACATCGATGTTCTCATTAGAATAGGTATGGCTATTAGAAGGGCGGCAAACGAGCAGATAAAAGTACAGCATCCAGAAAATGAACATATTAAGGCTATAGAGCTTGTCGAAATTTGCGATGAAACAGAGAACCCCAAAGCACATTTAAGGAATGTCGTAATTTTCGGGGATGGACAGGCAGACAGGTCTCCATGTGGAACTGGAACAAGTGCGAAAATGGCAACGTTGCATGCTAAAGGGAAACTCGGTTTAAAAGAACCTTTCTACTACGAAAGCATAATTGGAACAATTTTCAAAGGGGAACTCGTTGAAGAAACTAATGTTGGGCCTTATGAAGCCGTAATTCCGGAAATAACAGGCAACGCATTTATAACCGGTTTTAATCAATTTGTAATTGACCCTGAAGACCCAGCAAAATATGGATTTTTGCTGGGAATGCTGTAACCCTTAAATTGCAGGAAAATAAAAATGGTTCATTAATATATATTAAATTAAAAAAATTTTAAGAAAAAGAAGGATTTTTTTCCCTTATGACGAATATATTAAAAATAAAAGAATTGGATGACCCAGTAATCCGGTTAATTGTCTTCAGCATTTTGCTGCTATTTTTAATTCGAGAAAGGGGTGATAATTAAATCGAAATTTTTTAGCATAAAAATTTAAAAGGAGGATGATTATGAACAGTAATGACAACATAACCTTTGCCTCGCGATTCGGATTTATATGTGCGGCTATAGGGATGGCTGTTGGTACAGGGAATATCTGGCGTTTTCCCCGCGTTGCTGCCGCAAACGGCGGTGGGGCTTTTCTGGTAGCATTAACCGTTGCTATCTTTGTGTGGGCAATCCCTCTGCTGATGGCAGAAATGGTTATCGCCAGGAAGACGAGGCTGGGGACTGTAGGAGCAATCAGGGATTTTATGGGTAGAAAATTCACCTGGATCGGCGCCTGGCTGGGGTTTGCCGGCTTAGCAATAATGTTTTATTATTCCGTAGTAATGGGATGGACTGTTAAATATTTTACTCTTTCATTAACAGGCACACTTACCAGGGGAGATGTGGATACTGTAGCCATATGGAACACATTTACCACTACACCATCGCAGACAATATTCTTCCACTTTGTTTCTATGCTGATAGGGGCCGTTGTTATTTATAAAGGGGTAACTGAAGGCATAGAAAAGGTAACTAAAGTGATGGTTCCTGCCCTGTTCATACTTTTGACTATAACGGCAATAAGGGCAATAACCCTTCCCGGGGCTATAGAAGGGATTAAGTACTTATTTACGCCTAATCTTGAGCATCTGGCCAGCGGAAAGACATGGCTTGAAGCCTTTACCCAGGCGGCATGGTCAACAGGAGCAGGTTGGGCACTCCTTATGACCTATGCCGTATATACCAAGAAAGAGGAAGATATCGGCGTTAACTGCTTCCTTGTGGGTTTTGGTGATACCCTGGCTGCATTGATTGCGGGTATGGCCGTTCTTCCTACCATATTTGCCCTTGCACCGACAGTTGAATATGCCCACGAAGCCCTTGGGGCAGGCAATACGGGTTTAACCTTTATTTATCTGACCGCCCTGTTTAGCAAGATGCCCGGTGGGGCTATTATAGCACCTATATTTTTCTTGGCAATGGCTTTTGCAGCCCTGTCATCCCTCCTGTCCATGATAGAAGTAGGTGTGCTGAACCTCCAGGATGCCGGATGGGAGAGGGGCAAAGCAACTCTGTTTGTATGCGGTTTTGGATTCCTCCTCGGAGTCCCGTCAGCTTACAGCCTGAATTTCCTGGATAACCAGGACTGGGTCTGGGGGGTAGCACTGCTGATAAGCGGTCTGCTGGTTTCCATCGCTATTATGAAATACGGTGTGGAAAAGGCAAGGATGGAGGAAATAAACCACAAGTGGAGCGATATGTATATTGGCAGATGGTGGTCTATATGCATCCAGCTGTTCCCCTTGATGTTTGCCGTAGTATTCGGATGGTGGGTATGGCAGTCCATCGGCTGGTATCCCGATTCGTGGTGGAATCCTCTGGAGGTATTCAGTCCGGGGACCATGTTTGTCCAGTGGGCTATTGCAATAGCAATATTCATAGGCCTCAACAACTGGCTTGCTGACTGGATAAAGAAAGGAAATGCACCGGGCGGGATTCAGCATACCATCTCCGGTGATACCACCATAAAGGAGGGCAAATAATGGAACCTATCACCGTCTTTTTTATGATACTAATACTGGGTTTTTATATCGGCGGTTTTATATTTTTTGCGAACAAAGCTGCACTGCAGGAGAAAAATAAAAGGAAATCCTGAATAAGTTAATAGGGATAAGGGGTTCCCTGTAAGGGGAAGCCCCTTATTCTATGAAAGTTAGATATTTGAAAAATTTAAACCTTAATGAAATTCTTTTTATTTTATATGAAAGGAATTTGTTGTTCTATGACGAAATATTAAATAGCATACTGGGTCATCCAGTATACAGGATTATCCGCATGAACATATAAATACAGATTTACCCTGAGTTAGATAAAAAAGGGAGGGAATTTTGTGCGAATAAAAGAACACCCTATTTTAACTTTTGAAAAAGGCAAAAGGGTAGAATTCACCTTTGACGGCAAAAAGATGTGGGGATACGAAGGAGAACCCATAGCTGCTGCCCTTCACGCTAACGGAGTAAGGGTCTTGAGAAGGAGCGCAGAAAAACACAGGCCCAGGGGTTTCTACTGTGCCATCGGTAACTGCTCATCATGCCTTATGACAGTAGACGGTGAGCCCAATGTAAGGGTATGCATCGAGAAGCTTAAAGAAGGGATGAAAATAGAAACACAGAAGGGGAAAGGTGATTTACGTGAAAAAAACTGAGATAGCCGTTATAGGCGGGGGACCGGCCGGCTTGTCGGCTGCCATAAGCGCAAGCTTGATGGGGGCAAAAGTAACCCTTTTAGACAGAAATTCAAGAGTGGGTGGGCAGCTGGTAAAACAGACCCACATGTTTTTCGGCTCACAGAAGCAGTATGCCTCAATCAGGGGAATAGATATAGCCGGAATCCTCGAAAAGCAATTGGACTCCGAGAAAGTTGAGGTTATTCTGGATGCGGCGGTTTTGGGATATTACAGAGAAGATGGGGTTATAGCCTATGAAAAGGACGAAAGGTTCAAATTGTTAAAACCCGAGCGGGTTATCGTGGCTACGGGGGCTTCCGAAAAGGTCCTGGCCTTTCCAAACAACGACCTGCCGGGGATATACGGGGCAGGTGCCGTTCAAACCCTTATGAATGAGCACGGAGTAGTTCCCGGAGAAAGGGTGCTTATGGTAGGGGCAGGTAATATAGGGTTAATTGTAAGCTACCAGCTTATTCAGGCAGGGGTTAAGGTAGAAGCCATAATAGATGCAGCGCCGGCTATAGGTGGTTACTGGGTCCATGCCTCAAAGGTAAGGCGTCTCGGAGTTCCCATTTATACCTCCTGTACCGTAAAAGAAGCCCATGGTACCGAGACCCTGGAAGGGGTTACACTTATCGACCTGGATGAAAAATGGGAACCTATCCCCGGTTCAGAGAGGGATATAAAAGTAGATGTGATGTGCATATCCGTAGGTCTTACCCCTATGGCAGAGCTTTTATGGCAGGCGGGATGCAAAATGAAGTATGTTCCCCAGCTGGGGGGCCATGTCCCGCTTAGGAACGAAGATATGAGGACAACCGTTGAATCCGTCTATGTTGCCGGGGATGTGGCAGGTGTAGAGGAAGCCAGCAGTGCAATGGTAGAAGGGATGCTGGCCGGGCTCTGTGCTGCAAAGAGCCTAGGCTACGATAACGGAACCTTTCATGACATGAGGCAGGATGCCTTAAACCAGCTGAAAAACCTGCGTTCAGGGCCCGTAGGAGAAAAGATAAGACAGGGTTTGGCCCAGTTAGCAGGATGAGGAGGTAAGGATATGATTTACAAAACGGGAGTACCAACAGAAGAAGATTTACAAAAAGTGGCGCCTTCCGCAGAGAGGCTGGCGAAAGGCCCCGTTGCCGTAATAGAATGCTTTCAAAAGATACCCTGCAACCCGTGCTACACAGCATGTAAGAAGGGTGCTATCAAAGAATTCAGGGACATAAATGACCTTCCCGAAATCGACCATGACCTCTGCAACGGATGCGGGCTGTGTGTAAGCAAATGCCCGGGTCTTGCTATATTTATAATAGATGAAACCTATTCCGAAAAAGAGGCCCTTGTAAAACTCCCCTACGAATTTGTGCCCCTTCCCAAAGAAGGCGACACGGTAAAGGCTTTAAACAGGGAAGGCCGTGTAGTTGGAGAAGCAAGGGTTGTAAAAATTCAGAACGGTAAATATGAAGACAGGACCCCGGTAATTTCCGTAGCCGTGCCTAAGGAGCTGTCAATGGTGGTAAGAAATATCGGATAGGGGGATTGATTATGGAAGATAAAACAATAGTCTGCCGCTGTGAGGACATTACCCTGGAAGAGATAAGGCGGCTGATTAAGAAGGGGTATATGACAATAGATGAGATAAAAAGGATAAGCAGATGTGGAATGGGTCCCTGTCAGGGGAGGACCTGCACGCAGATTCTATTAAGGGAATTAGCCGCTGCTACCGGGCAGGATATCAGGGATATTAAAATGCCTACCTTCAGACCTCCCACAAGAAATGTGAAAATGGGGATTCTGGCAGGGGGTGATCCGGATGAAGAGTAGTGCTGAAGTAGTAATCATCGGTGGAGGAATTTCCGGGTGTGCCACGGCCTATAACCTGGCCAGAATGGGCTGTAAGGATGTGGTCTTAATCGAAAAAGGCCATCTGGCCAGCGGTTCTACGGGGAGATGCGGCGCTGGGGTCAGGTCGCAATGGGGGCTTGAGATGAACTGCAAAATTGCAAAGGCCTCCTGTGAAATCCTTGAAAATCTCAATGAAATCCTTGAATATGACGGCGATATAGAATTTAAACAGGGGGGCTACCTCCTGCTGGCAACAACGGAAGCTGAAGTGGAACAGTTTAAAAAGAATGTGCAGCTCCAGAACAGTTTGGGTATCGAATCCCGCCTTATAAGTGTTGAGGAAGCCCTTGAAATAGTACCCCACTTAAACCCTGAGGGCATCCTGGCCTGTGCGTTTCACCAAAAGGACGGTCACGCAAATCCCTTCCATACCACCCAGGCATATGCCGATGCCGCCAGGAGATTGGGTGTTGAGATCTATACGTATACGGAAGTTACGGGAATCAGGGTTAAAAAGGGGAGAATCGTCGGCGTTATTACGGATAAAGGGGAGATAGCAACCAACAAGGTCCTCAATGCAGCCGGGGGCTGGGCTAAAAAAATAGGTGAAATGGCAGGAGTTGACCTTCCCCTCAAACCGGAACGCCACCAGATACTGGTGACGGAGCCTGTTGAACCCATTCAGGGGCCTATGGTTATGTCCTTTTCCCTGAATATATACTGCCAGCAGACCCCTCACGGAAGCTTCATAATGGGCTACGGTGACCCTAACGAAAAACCGGGAATAAATCAAACATCTACATGGGACTTCCTAATAGAAATGTCTCGCAAGGCAACGCAGATTCTGCCCATTCTTTCCAATATAAGGGTCGTACGGCAGTGGGCAGGGCTGTATACCATGACGCCCGATGCGGCGCCGATATACGGTTCTGCAGAAGGTGTAGAAGGGATGTATCTGGCAGTAGGGTTCAGCGGTCACGGGTTTATGGTCGGGCCCATGACAGGTGTGCTGATGGCCGAATATATTCTAGGCAAAGAAACATCCCTCCCTATCGATAAGCTGGATATGGGCAGGTTTAAGAGAGGGGAATTGATTCAGGAACCTTCAGTTGTATAGTGTTGTAAAATTATGTAATTGAAACTTTCTTAAAAGAACTTCTCCACCAAATGGGGGAGTTCTTTTAAGTTAAATATGATTTCGGTATAAAATCCCTTTAAATTTTCAAGGTCAGAAAAATGGGTATTAAGACAGGATTTCTAGACTAGAATCAAATATAAATTTAATTCTCTTTAGGATAGTCAATTGGGATTAAAAAATTTCCTTGAATCTCCTTGTAAGAAAGAATAGAATTATATTTAGGATTTAGAAACTGAGTAACTTAAAATAATATTAAATATTAAATAAGTTACTTTCTGGAAGTGATAACAGCCGCGAAATATATAATAATGTATGAAGTAGGAAACTGTTTTCGGACATGAACAATTAAGGATAGTTTAAGAATTTCAAAATTACAATCCTGAAACCAAAAATATGCCGTTTCATTATAGACTATTAGGCAAAGACAGAATGGCTTTATTTTTTCCCGGATAATTTTTACCGGGAATTAGTTCCGTTCTTACCCTTTACAGCCGCAATGATTGGAGAGGCTGACCTGCATGGCAAATTTAATCCCTCGCTTGTCCATAACGGAGGCAATTTTTTCTAACAGTTTAACGATGTTTTCTAATTCGCCGAATATTAGGGTATTTAACGGGGTAGTTTCGGATTGCACAGGGGCCGTATCGATTATTGATAAAACCTGATTTACTGCATCATTAATGTTTTTTGTTTCCAATGGATAGAAGGCTAGCTGACATGACATTACAGCGGTTTTTTCCATAATGCTATAATAAACCCCCCTTTTTCTGTTTTGGATAGGCGTTCTTCTTCTTTCCAGTTTAAACCTTCGGGAGAAGCATCCGGGGGAATGAAAAGACACTGACCGCTTTTAAGAAGGTTTTTACGGTCTAGATTTTCTAAATCTTCTAAAGTTTTAAAATCGGCGAATCTAAAAATGGAATCCGGGTCCTGCTGTGCCTGTTTTTCATAAAGGGTTCCCCAGGTGCTGTCTTTGTGAATTGTTCCTATTAACAGCCTGCCGCCGGGTTTCAAAACCCTCATCATCTCTTTAAAGGCCCGTTGGGGCTGTTTTATAAATTCGAAGGCGGCCATTGAAAAGACACCATCGAAGTAGTTGTCGGGAAATGCAATATCATATACATCCATTCTTTCAAATACAATGTCTAAACCCATGTCTTTAACCTTTTCTCTGGCAATTAACAGCATTTTATTGGAAATATCGATTCCGGTCACACAGGCACCCATCCGGGCCAATTTGATGCTAAAATTACCGGTTCCACAGCCTACATCGAGGATTTTCATGCCCTTTTCAGGTTTGAAAAACTTAAAAGCAAGATGGGTTTCAACTTCATCAACAAAACGCCCCAGAGGGGTTTTATACCAGCTATCATAAGTCTCGGCTATACTGTTGAAAAATGACATAATATCACTCCCTGATAAATTATAACAGGTTTAAAATATCCTCTTTAATAACCTGGAATTCTTTACAGGTAAGGGTTTTTTTGGACCTGGGCCGTGGAATGGGCACATCGATAACCCTTTTTACCGTAGCGGGGCGTTCTGAAAACACATATATCTTATCCGATAAAAAAATAGCTTCATCGATGTCATGGGTTATGAACAGGATGGATGGATTGTATTGATCAAATATATTCATAAGCCATAGGTGCATCTTGCTCCTTGTGATGGCATCAAGGGCACCGAAGGGTTCATCCAGCAGCATGATGTCCGTTGCGAAAAGATAGGTCCTTAATAATGCAGCCCGCTGACGCATTCCGCCGGAGAGCTGAACAGGGTATGCATTTTCAAAGCCTTCAAGGCCAAAGGCTTTAAAATAACCTTTGGCCTTCTGGCGGGCAGTGGTCAGAGACATCCCTTTCAGCACAAGGGGTATACACACATTGTCGAGGATAGTCTTCCACGGGAGGAGCAGGTCCTTTTGGTGCATGTAGCTGACCCTGCCTGTTTTGCCCTTAAAATCCTTTCCGTCAATAAAAATCTGCCCTTCATCGGGGACTTGCAGCCCCGAAATGACCTCGAAAAGGGTGCTCTTTCCACAACCGCTGGGCCCAAGTATGCTGACAAATTGATTTTCTTCTACAACCAGAGAAATACACCTTAAGACTTCCATATCCTCGAAAAATTTCCTCACACCTATTATTTCAATCTTTTTCAAGGCCAATTACTCCTTTGGAAGGAATTCGTTTGTAAAGGCTTTTGACGGATCTATGTTTTTAGGAAGGAGATTCCTTTCGTACATCCAGTCGGCATATGTCTTCCAGACTTCCTGTTTCATTTCGCCCCATCTCGGCGCATCGGCCTTATACTGTTTTGCCAGGTATTTCTGGCTTGCTATAACCAGGTCTCTGTTTAATTCAGGGACATATTCCAGGAGGATTTCTGCAGCTTCTTCTGGATTTTGAATAGCAAACTCATAACCGCGGGAAACACCTTCGAGGAAACGCCGAATAAGTTCAGGATTTTTTTCAATAAGGGATTCCTCAACTATAATGACCGGTGTGTAGAAATCAAGGGCCGGGTCTTCATCCTGAAGGAGAATGAAATTCAATTCAACTCCTCTGAGTTCTGCTTCAATACCCGTCCAGCCGTAATAGATCCATGCAAAATCCACATCCTTTTCAACGCTTGTGAAGAAATCTGCAGAACCTATGTTAACTATTTCTACCTGATCTACGCTGACACCATAAGGGGCCATCAATGCTTCCAGCATGGCGATTTCCATAGGAGACCCCCAACCCCCGTATTTTTTCCCTGCGAAGTCCTTAGGGGTTTTAATCCCTTTTTCCACAGGGGCGGCAAATCCCGACGTATTATGCTGAATTATTGCGGCAACGGCTACTACCGGTATGTCCATAGCACGAGCGTTTGTGACCTCTTCCTGATAGCTTATGCCGAAGTCTCCCTGACCTGCAGCTATGAGCTGGGCCGTTCCCCCTTCAGAAGGTTGGATAATTTCCACTTCCAGCCCCTGTTCTTTAAAGAAACCTTTGGCTTTGGCTACATACAGGCCCGTGTGGTTCGTATTGGGTACCCAATCTAAGAGAACCGTAACCTTCTCCAATTCAGTTTCAGCAGTTTGTTCAGAAACGGAATTACAGCCCGTTAATAAAGCAAATACAACTGACATAATTGTTATTAAAATAATACCTTTTTTCATGTGTTTAAGACCTCCTCATTATTTTGCATTATCACTGTTATAATTTTACCATTCATTTCCTTTAATTGCCTGCCATGGCATTAATAACCTCTCAAGAAAACAGACCCCTTTAAAAACCATCAAACTCAATATGGTAATGACGAGGATTGCGGCGAATACCCGGTCTACATAAAAGGACCGCTGTGAAAGGACCATATAGTAGCCCAATCCCCTTTTTGCTCCGAGCCATTCCCCGATTACTGCGCCCATGATGCTGTAAGATGCTGAAATCTTCAAACCAGAGAATAAATTAGGGAGGGCTGCCGGAAGTTTCACTATCCTTATTATGTTAAATCTGCTGGCCCCCATGGATTTCAAAAGGTTCAAAAGCTCCCTGTCTACAGAAGCAAGGCCGTCCAGAAGGTTTATTAAAATGGGGAAAAAACAGACCAGCAGGACTACAAGGACTTTCGGCAGAATATCGTAACCAAACCATACAAGAAAAAGGGGAGCTACCGAAATAATAGGTATGGTCTGGGATGTGATTACCAGGGGATAAAGGGTCTTCTTAACTATCGGAAACCAGTCCATAATCAGGGCAATGGTAAAGGACACAATAATAGCCAGGATAAAACCTATGATTGATTCCTTTAAGGTGGCCAAGATATGGGGGAGCATAATGGGATAAGTTGTAAAGATGGTTTTGATAATGGCAGAGGGAGGTGGTAGAATCCACGGCTTGATTTTCCAGAATACTGTTGCCCACTGCCAAAAGAGTATTATAAGGAGTATAAAGATTAATGATGCTGCGTTATCTGCCGTATTTTGCAATCTTTTCATCAATTGATACACCACCCGGTTTATAATCGATTTTAACTATTGATATAACCCGCTTTGAACCAGCCGAAATGCATATGTCCTGAACCTCGGCAACGATTTTTAGAAGCTCTTCAAGTTCCCCTTCCATAGTGGTTTCCATAGGGCCCACAATGTAGGTTACACCTGATTTTCTAATATGTTCGATTACCCTGTCAACTACAGGATAGATTTCTTCTTCAGGGACGACCGGCAGCACCTGGAGACTCAAATTTACTTTAGACAAATTATCACCTGCCTTTCGGGTTGATATGAAAAAGGCTTTACCCGAACCGGATAAAGCCTTTTTAGAGTACCTTAACTAAGAAAACGATATGGTCCCTCCGCTGGCATTACCCAGATCAGGTTAAAGGGTCGGAACTTCCAGTTCCCTCTCAGCCGGTTTTAACCAGCTCCCCTTTTTAAAGCTATATCGCTATTTGCTAGTTTAAATATAACTCTTATAATAAATTATGTCAAGGAGCATTTAAATGTTGTCCGTGTCAAGATTTTGCCTTTTTTAACAGTATTCGAGCCGTTCGGTCCCCGACGGGTATTGTCCACATTGCCCCGAACCGTTTCGTACGACGAGCTATAGCTCATTCGCCAGTCGTGCATCTATCTGTTTAAAGCACAAACCAGTAGCAGTAGCTGTGATTCTATTTCTATTAAGTGCTACTACCAGGGATTTGTTGATAGCAAAAACAGATTATATTTATAAGCTATTTATCATAACGAGGGAAAAAAGGTCTTTGAGAATAAGGGAATTGATATTATATGATAATAGCTCTATAAGCATTAACTTTAAAAAGGATAGCACGAAAATGGAGAAGTTCAATAAAGACGGAGTAAAGTATATTTTTGAAATTGCAAAATTTCCTAAAGAGGTAACTTTAGAACTGATTAATAACGATACTAATCTTTTATGGAATCTGATCAATTCCAAGGATACCCTATCTATTTTTTTGTTTCAATAAAAAGAGAAAAATAATACTTATAATTACATTAACTGTTTAATATAAGAAATATATTTAAAATATGATTTTATATAGAACCAAAACATGTATGCGAAAAATATAGTAATTAAAATAGTTATATAAATATTTCTAGTTGAAGTATAAAAATTGAATACCGCTGCAATCATAGTAAATCCAAGTGCAAACAATGAAAAATAAACATAATATATTTTATGTATAGAATTGGCCGGAATGACTTTATCAAAAATTGCAAGCAATATTAGCATAATAACACTTATTGCTAAAAATTTATGATTGAGCTTTAGGTTTTTATAGAAATTTTTTAATTTATAAAACACACCCATAAATATAACCCCCTCGTATAATATATTTTAGAGATTATCACAGAACCATTTTATATTAGGTTCTTGATAATTTGGTGTGCCTTTGCGAAAATTAAAATAGGTTGGTCTGGGGTCACTCTTAAAACCCCCTGTAGCCCGATAAGTTGGTGACTACTCGGAAAAGAGTGAGATCCGTGCGGTGCGGCACATATTTCTTACGCGTGAGCTGAGCCAGCAGGCCATCCGGCCCCTGAGGTCAGCAGGTCAGGGGTGCACCCCCGGTTGTTCTGTCAAGCTCTCATCGCCTGCGAGGTTGTTAGGTGCCGTACCTGCAGGGCACGCCCCTAATCTCGACCAACTAAAGGAGGGATACCCATTGGCACAGGTTATCTTTGCAGGCATCGATGTCAGCGCTCCCAAGTTGGACCTGGTATGTATCGATGAACAAGGGATTCAGTTGGCATCTTCTAGATCCTTTCCTAATAATCTTGAGGGCGCTGATACCTTAGTTCAAGTCCTGAATTTGATAGCTCATAAGTTTAATGTTAATATACTCAATATAGGCCTGGAAGCTACTTCTGTTTACGGTGTTTATCTTCGTAATTTCCTCATAGGCACTCCTCAGTTAAAGCCTTATTCTGTCGAGGTTTATGAGATAACCCCTTCTCTCGTAGCCGGCTTCAAAAAGGCGTTTGGTTCTAAGCTTCCTAAGACCGACGCTATAGATGCTTACATAATCGCAGAAAGGATGCGCTTCGGGCATCTTACACCCTACAGCCAGGAGGCCTCTGTTACCGAACCCCTGCGCCAGCTTACTCGGCTCCGCATCCACCTCATTGAGCTCTTGGTCGCAGAACAAAATCGAGCCCTGAATCTCCTTTCCCTGAGGTTCTCTAACTACAAGCAGGGCAAACCTTTCAGTAATACTTTCGGCAAGGCCTCTAGGGAAGTTTTGAAAGAATTTACACCTGACGAGATAGTCCAAATGTCCGTGGAAGAGCTGGCAGAGTTTATCCAGCCTCACGGAAAAAACAGATTCGCTAATGCCGAGGAAGTTGCCAGTGCCTTAAAGCAAGCCGCACGGCGGGCTTACCGCCTCAGCCCTAAAATGCAACAGGCCTGTGAGATAGCTCTCTCCTTAACTCTTCAAAATATTGAGCATCTCAAAAGACAGATTAAAAACCTCGATAAGGTCATCACACGAGAGCTTAGAGCTATACCTCAAACCCTGACTACAGTAAAGGGCTTCGGTGATGTGTCGGCTGCAGGCATAATCGCAGAAATAAGCAATATTAAGCGTTTTAAGAATGAAGCTGCTCTTGCCCAATACGCCGGCCTTACCTGGACCCGCTACCAGTCAGGTAACTTTGATGCTGAAGAGCGCCGCTTGACTAAAAGTGGAAATCGTTACCTTCGCTATTACTTGGTTATGGCAGCCAACTCGTTGCGGGTGCACAACGAGGAGTATAGGGCCTATTATCAGACCAAGTATCAAGAGGTAACCAAGCACCAGCATAAAAGAGCGCTGGTATTGACTGCCCGCAAACTGGTAAGACTGGTCTTTGCACTGCTGAGCAAAGGCCAAATCTATAAAAGGACGGTGATGCATTAATTTTAGCTTGATAAATGAATTTACCATTTATTTCAACTTTTGCTATAAGAGTTGGGTAGGATATTTTTGTCCTTTTTCGCATTCAAAAACCTATTTCCCATATTTAGGGTATTGACATTTTACCGTGAGTCTTATACTCATTATCATTTTAGTATTATAACATTATATAATATATAAGATTCTAGTGTAAAAACCCTGTTTTAATACCCCTTTTCCTGATCCTTGAAAATTTTATAAGGTATAACTTAGAAAATATTTTGGATTTTAGCAGTAAGTTTTCCGATATTTTACTACCATTTTCGATGTCTTTTACCATTTATTGGCTTAAAATGGGCAGACTTATCCCTCTAGCTTGGGGTGTGAGTTTTTTGGACT is a genomic window of Koleobacter methoxysyntrophicus containing:
- a CDS encoding proline racemase encodes the protein MRFSRLIYAVDSHTMGEPTRVVIGGVPHIPGKTMAEKKEYLEKNMDHLRTALMHEPRGHRDMFGSIITSPVNPEADFGIIFMDGGGYLNMCGHGSIGAVTVAIETGIVKSAEPITYVKLDTPAGLVQARAEVKDNVVKSVTVRNVPAFLYKADAEIDVPDIGKVKTDIAFGGSFFAIVDAKQFNVRIVPENIDVLIRIGMAIRRAANEQIKVQHPENEHIKAIELVEICDETENPKAHLRNVVIFGDGQADRSPCGTGTSAKMATLHAKGKLGLKEPFYYESIIGTIFKGELVEETNVGPYEAVIPEITGNAFITGFNQFVIDPEDPAKYGFLLGML
- a CDS encoding (2Fe-2S)-binding protein, whose amino-acid sequence is MEDKTIVCRCEDITLEEIRRLIKKGYMTIDEIKRISRCGMGPCQGRTCTQILLRELAAATGQDIRDIKMPTFRPPTRNVKMGILAGGDPDEE
- a CDS encoding (2Fe-2S)-binding protein — translated: MRIKEHPILTFEKGKRVEFTFDGKKMWGYEGEPIAAALHANGVRVLRRSAEKHRPRGFYCAIGNCSSCLMTVDGEPNVRVCIEKLKEGMKIETQKGKGDLREKN
- a CDS encoding NAD(P)/FAD-dependent oxidoreductase; the encoded protein is MKSSAEVVIIGGGISGCATAYNLARMGCKDVVLIEKGHLASGSTGRCGAGVRSQWGLEMNCKIAKASCEILENLNEILEYDGDIEFKQGGYLLLATTEAEVEQFKKNVQLQNSLGIESRLISVEEALEIVPHLNPEGILACAFHQKDGHANPFHTTQAYADAARRLGVEIYTYTEVTGIRVKKGRIVGVITDKGEIATNKVLNAAGGWAKKIGEMAGVDLPLKPERHQILVTEPVEPIQGPMVMSFSLNIYCQQTPHGSFIMGYGDPNEKPGINQTSTWDFLIEMSRKATQILPILSNIRVVRQWAGLYTMTPDAAPIYGSAEGVEGMYLAVGFSGHGFMVGPMTGVLMAEYILGKETSLPIDKLDMGRFKRGELIQEPSVV
- a CDS encoding 4Fe-4S binding protein encodes the protein MIYKTGVPTEEDLQKVAPSAERLAKGPVAVIECFQKIPCNPCYTACKKGAIKEFRDINDLPEIDHDLCNGCGLCVSKCPGLAIFIIDETYSEKEALVKLPYEFVPLPKEGDTVKALNREGRVVGEARVVKIQNGKYEDRTPVISVAVPKELSMVVRNIG
- a CDS encoding sodium-dependent transporter, whose product is MNSNDNITFASRFGFICAAIGMAVGTGNIWRFPRVAAANGGGAFLVALTVAIFVWAIPLLMAEMVIARKTRLGTVGAIRDFMGRKFTWIGAWLGFAGLAIMFYYSVVMGWTVKYFTLSLTGTLTRGDVDTVAIWNTFTTTPSQTIFFHFVSMLIGAVVIYKGVTEGIEKVTKVMVPALFILLTITAIRAITLPGAIEGIKYLFTPNLEHLASGKTWLEAFTQAAWSTGAGWALLMTYAVYTKKEEDIGVNCFLVGFGDTLAALIAGMAVLPTIFALAPTVEYAHEALGAGNTGLTFIYLTALFSKMPGGAIIAPIFFLAMAFAALSSLLSMIEVGVLNLQDAGWERGKATLFVCGFGFLLGVPSAYSLNFLDNQDWVWGVALLISGLLVSIAIMKYGVEKARMEEINHKWSDMYIGRWWSICIQLFPLMFAVVFGWWVWQSIGWYPDSWWNPLEVFSPGTMFVQWAIAIAIFIGLNNWLADWIKKGNAPGGIQHTISGDTTIKEGK
- a CDS encoding YkoF family thiamine/hydroxymethylpyrimidine-binding protein, which gives rise to MEKTAVMSCQLAFYPLETKNINDAVNQVLSIIDTAPVQSETTPLNTLIFGELENIVKLLEKIASVMDKRGIKFAMQVSLSNHCGCKG
- a CDS encoding NAD(P)/FAD-dependent oxidoreductase; the encoded protein is MKKTEIAVIGGGPAGLSAAISASLMGAKVTLLDRNSRVGGQLVKQTHMFFGSQKQYASIRGIDIAGILEKQLDSEKVEVILDAAVLGYYREDGVIAYEKDERFKLLKPERVIVATGASEKVLAFPNNDLPGIYGAGAVQTLMNEHGVVPGERVLMVGAGNIGLIVSYQLIQAGVKVEAIIDAAPAIGGYWVHASKVRRLGVPIYTSCTVKEAHGTETLEGVTLIDLDEKWEPIPGSERDIKVDVMCISVGLTPMAELLWQAGCKMKYVPQLGGHVPLRNEDMRTTVESVYVAGDVAGVEEASSAMVEGMLAGLCAAKSLGYDNGTFHDMRQDALNQLKNLRSGPVGEKIRQGLAQLAG